The following is a genomic window from Bacteroidota bacterium.
TACAAAGGATTCGTGACGGCCGCTTACCAGAAAAATTATCTCGCGCATAAATTCTGGATGATGCGCTCGTACGCGATGGTGCTTACCGCAGTCACCTTCCGCGTTTACCATATCATTTTTCATCACGCAGGAATGGAAGAGTTCACGAATTATTCCGTTTCACTCTGGATCAGCGTGATCGGAAATGCACTGGTGGCAGAAGCCATTATTTTTTTTCAGGCAAGAAATTATCTTAAAACCATCACCACATGAAAACTTTCATCGGGATCACCGTCGCCGCATTTCTCTCTGCGGGAATTTATGGTTTCATCGACATGGCGCGCGATGTGAATAAAGGAACGTATATCTCATATCCGAAAAACGATGAGCCGGAAAAAAATGTTATTGTTCCCATGAAGAAAACGATCGTGAATAAAGACGGGACAAAAAAAACTGTCACCTATTACATGGTGAAACCACAGGTCGTGAAAAAGAAAAAGAAAAAAAAGAAAATCATAGACGCGGAAGAATATTCAAGGGGCAGTGCATGAGGGTCGCCGCAGTCAATTGTTTACCTTCAGCTGATTCGCTGAAATAATTTCATCTGTAATCCTGTAACTTTTTTCCATTTGCGCATTATACTATCGGTAACCACGGAAACTATTAATGGTGACCACCCGGCGTAATACCCGGTTTATGGAGTTGGCAGGGACCGCAGCCCGTGCTCCATACTTTACACCCGCATGACGTCCTCCGTTATGTGGGTTTTTTTTACTGTACGAACTACGAAATGCACGAAGTACGAAGTGACGAATAGAAAAATTACTTTCGTATTTCGTACTTCGTGCATTTCGTAGTTCGTACAGTAGTTCATCCAATCAGAACATTCCCATTCATCTCTTTCGGAATTGCAATTTCCATTAGGGTAAGCAGGGTAGGGGCGATGTCGGCGAGGCGGCCGTTCTGAATTTTTTTATTATGATCGTCAATGAGAATGCAGGGCACCGGGTTTTTAGTGTGTGCTGTATTCGGTGAGCCGTCTTCGTTGATCGCGTAATCGGCATTGCCATGATCAGCGATGATGATGAAGGAGTAATTTTTTTTCATTCCCATTTCCACCACGCGTTTCAAACAGGCATCGACAGTTTCCGCTGCTTTTACAATGGCAGAATAAACACCGGTGTGGCCCACCATATCGGCATTTGCAAAATTCAGGCAAATAAAATCTGCTGTTTCATTTTCCAGCTCGGTGACAATGGCATCCGTCACTTCATTGGCGCTCATTTCAGGTTGCAGATCATACGTCGCCACTTTTGGTGAAGGGATCATGATGCGTTTTTCCCCATCGAATTCTTTTTCTCTTCCGCCTGAAAAGAAAAAAGTAACGTGAGGATATTTTTCTGTTTCAGCAATGCGGATCTGTTTTTTTCCGGCCTTCGAAATTATTTCACCGATCGTATTCACCAGATCATTTTTTCCGTAAACAACTTTCACCTGCTGAAAAGTGTGATCGTAAATGGTCATCGTTACATAATAGAGCGGAATAGTTTTCATGCCCTGCTCCGGCATATTTTTCTGCGTGAGTACTGTTGTAATTTCCCGGCAACGATCTGTTCTGAAATTAAAACAGAATACGGCATCACCTTCTTCAATCTTTGCAACCGGAGAGCCGTCATCATTCGTCATGATGAGCGGTTTGATGAATTCATCGGTCACACCGTTTGCATACGATCTGCTTATTGCTTCAATCGCGTCAGAAGATTTTTCACCAATGCCATTTATCATTCCATCGTAGGCGATCTTCACACGTTCCCATCTTTTATCGCGGTCCATTGCATAATATCTTCCGGTTATTGTTGCCAGTTTTCCCGTGGTGTGTTTCATGTGTGCGAGCAGGTGCGTGATGAAATTTTTTCCACTCTTCGGATCTGTGTCGCGCCCGTCTGTGAATGCGTGCACGAAAACATTTTTCAAATCGTAATTAGTTGCGCACTCAAGAAGATGATGAAGATGGAACTGGGAAGAATGAACGCCGCCATCGGAAACGAGTCCAATGAAATGCAGCTTTTTCCCTGACGTTTTCACATGATCAAAAAGTTCAAGAATTGTTTTTTCACTGTCAATGGTTTTTTCGCGGCAGGCTTTGTTGATCATTTCGAGATCCTGGTAAACAATTCTTCCTGCACCGATATTCAGGTGTCCCACTTCGGAATTTCCCATTTGCCCGTCGGGAAGTCCTACGTCGAGCCCGGAAGTCTGCAGCGTACTGT
Proteins encoded in this region:
- a CDS encoding 2,3-bisphosphoglycerate-independent phosphoglycerate mutase; amino-acid sequence: MNNRKAVLIILDGWGIGDGSKADAIAHSNVPFYRELMKKFPHSTLQTSGLDVGLPDGQMGNSEVGHLNIGAGRIVYQDLEMINKACREKTIDSEKTILELFDHVKTSGKKLHFIGLVSDGGVHSSQFHLHHLLECATNYDLKNVFVHAFTDGRDTDPKSGKNFITHLLAHMKHTTGKLATITGRYYAMDRDKRWERVKIAYDGMINGIGEKSSDAIEAISRSYANGVTDEFIKPLIMTNDDGSPVAKIEEGDAVFCFNFRTDRCREITTVLTQKNMPEQGMKTIPLYYVTMTIYDHTFQQVKVVYGKNDLVNTIGEIISKAGKKQIRIAETEKYPHVTFFFSGGREKEFDGEKRIMIPSPKVATYDLQPEMSANEVTDAIVTELENETADFICLNFANADMVGHTGVYSAIVKAAETVDACLKRVVEMGMKKNYSFIIIADHGNADYAINEDGSPNTAHTKNPVPCILIDDHNKKIQNGRLADIAPTLLTLMEIAIPKEMNGNVLIG